From the genome of Metarhizium brunneum chromosome 4, complete sequence, one region includes:
- the het-6_8 gene encoding Heterokaryon incompatibility protein 6, OR allele has translation MQSTVEYKPLQPDSGFRLITLQPSSDFSSPIKCELHNVELHNHPPFEALSYVWGQTTETRPIQVGHGMFNATRNLETALRHLRLPDRPRQIWADAICIDQANHAEKSNHIGYMSQVYQRCATDLLWLGGDAKMLQDAASSMAHFGSLFRLEDELRQRWLDLSDEQTQTLERMQENLRHLFATPALWRRVWIVQEVAFASSLLLVAGHATLPWTVVEDFLDVDVYIERYGVPDAFHGPFSHDMSIRSWASGAIAYPQIMCHQRRVVRDEVQANEPSSMLDVLSRFRYTDATDPRDKIYALLSLTSNRLDIKVDYSLSTRAIYIDCMKRLMEHDRNLDLLCQSAWQLYGNDSRSSDLPSWTIDFASPGQTSILFAQRSIFNAGGAEVDLPLSVSEGTLQLAGYEIDTLSHVSRYSPQNQNAVPYPPGANHCLQWMPDDLIRAAIRNGNSSLSSFLKTNHPDASACDVPNFPASFEAFWRTMMMDVKRYPMARLTSADIEELAPRFTKWITTPLDSNRDIDIDFRVQDAVFEWYTWDFAMTKGGIYCRLPHGAQDGDWITVLKGAKVPVVLRPVPSGDGGANEANSDFLFVGPCYVHGFMDGQVFEKSRGFVERTFCII, from the coding sequence atgCAGTCCACTGTAGAGTACAAGCCGCTCCAACCAGACAGCGGATTCCGTCTCATAACACTGCAACCATCCTCGGACTTTTCGAGCCCCATCAAGTGCGAGCTGCACAACGTCGAGCTTCACAACCACCCGCCCTTTGAAGCCTTGTCCTATGTCTGGGGCCAAACCACAGAAACGCGGCCGATTCAggtcggccacggcatgtTCAACGCAACTAGAAACCTGGAGACTGCCCTTCGCCACCTCCGCCTACCAGACAGGCCACGTCAAATCTGGGCCGACGCCATCTGCATCGACCAGGCGAACCACGCAGAGAAGAGCAACCACATAGGCTACATGAGCCAGGTCTACCAACGATGCGCCACAGACCTCCTCTGGCTCGGCGGGGATGCCAAAATGCTGCAAGACGCAGCATCCTCCATGGCTCACTTCGGCTCCCTGTTTCGCCTGGAGGACGAGCTGCGCCAGAGATGGCTGGACCTGAGCGACgagcagacgcagacgctGGAGCGCATGCAGGAGAACCTACGCCATCTCTTTGCAACGCCAGCCTTATGGAGACGGGTCTGGATCGTTCAGGAGGTAGCCTTTGCAtccagccttcttctcgtgGCAGGGCATGCGACGCTGCCGTGGACGGTGGTGGAGGATttcctcgacgtcgacgtctaTATCGAGAGATACGGTGTCCCCGACGCCTTTCACGGCCCGTTCAGCCACGACATGAGCATCCGGTCCTGGGCAAGCGGAGCGATTGCCTACCCGCAAATCATGTGCCACCAGCGAAGAGTGGTGAGGGACGAGGTCCAGGCCAACgagccatcatcaatgctggATGTTCTCTCCCGATTTCGGTACACCGATGCCACTGATCCGCGGGACAAGATATACGCCCTCCTAAGTCTCACGTCGAATAGACTCGACATCAAAGTAGACTACAGCCTCTCCACAAGGGCCATCTACATCGACTGCATGAAAAGGCTAATGGAGCACGATCGGAACCTCGACCTCTTGTGCCAGTCCGCCTGGCAGCTTTACGGCAACGACAGTCGCAGCAGCGACCTGCCATCGTGGACCATAGACTTTGCCAGCCCCGGCCAAACGAGCATACTCTTCGCGCAGAGGTCCATCTTCAacgctggcggcgccgaggtggaCTTGCCGCTCTCCGTCTCAGAGGGCACGCTGCAGCTCGCGGGCTACGAAATCGACACCCTATCCCATGTCTCGAGATATAGTCCGCAAAACCAGAACGCCGTGCCCTACCCCCCTGGCGCGAACCACTGCCTGCAGTGGATGCCAGACGACCTCATCCGGGCGGCAATCCGCAATGGCAACTCCTCGCTGTCCTCGTTTCTCAAGACCAACCACCCGGATGCGAGTGCCTGCGACGTCCCCAACTTCCCAGCCTCGTTTGAAGCCTTCTGGCGCACCATGATGATGGACGTGAAGCGCTACCCAATGGCTCGCCTCACGAGCGCCGACATCGAGGAGCTGGCGCCGCGGTTCACCAAATGGATCACCACGCCTCTAGATAGCAACAGAGACATCGACATCGATTTTAGAGTCCAAGACGCCGTGTTTGAGTGGTATACGTGGGATTTTGCCATGACCAAGGGCGGGATCTACTGCAGGCTTCCGCACGGAGCCCAAGACGGCGACTGGATCACGGTGCTAAAGGGCGCAAAGGTACCGGTTGTTCTGAGGCCCGTCCCATCCGGAGATGGAGGTGCAAATGAAGCAAACAGCGACTTCCTATTCGTGGGCCCATGCTACGTCCACGGGTTCATGGATGGCCAGGTATTTGAAAAGAGCAGGGGTTTTGTAGAACGCACATTCTGCATCATCTAG
- the mug65 gene encoding Meiotically up-regulated 65 protein translates to MVKVRSSRRVAGLKPGDYDHEIGLVNHDGVDDDSHTVLTSDVDTRRGSTTSRLISLAGDSGQEDEATRAEGSQANKNRIHDQQNSVVVVDVSEESDNRLRPEDSLPQPSTQPSIEVHAATPDIFHDPTHRIMPKQPRETREVAIDVMYENERGGFMCGIALFSSKALGGLDPPAWTNAYHKPSLTNIYNAVVPDPSWEWIWSEWRINYEEGVDEGGWEYSFAFSKMFSWHEPSWWNSFVRRRVWIRKRARRRSADLNSSGNLLNSDYFTIRPASSRSTNQRSVASVASSRVPSKSSLTRTSIKEVEEAQEIENIETLLSVLRSSRIDREKREAVENYLDHAMDLSQLQDEMHEIMSIFVFQASRRQLLTHLMRKYDDTTRKLEENDNKDNKNLQERKKALEAAVKHADEEVSKLAYWSDVKKMAERGELRLSLDEDQGWHEARPGLDRSGPNAPNMGELPGSGRSH, encoded by the exons ATGGTGAAAGTTCGGAGCTCTCGCCGTGTCGCGGGTCTGAAACCAGGCGATTACGACCACGAGATTGGCCTGGTCAACCATGATGGGGTGGATGACGATTCACACACCGTGCTGACATCGGATGTTGATACTCGTAGGGGCTCAACAACATCTCGATTGATATCGCTAGCGGGTGATAGCGGACAAGAAGATGAGGCAACCCGGGCTGAAGGTAGCCAGGCAAACAAAAACCGCATCCATGACCAGCAAAATagtgtggtggtggtggatgtgTCGGAGGAGAGTGACAATCGACTCCGTCCTGAGGATTCTCTTCCTCAGCCGTCCAcccagccatcaattgaaGTCCATG CTGCGACACCAGACATATTCCACGATCCCACGCATCGAATCATGCCCAAGCAGCCACGCGAAACTCGGGAAGTTGCTATTGACGTCATGTACGAGAATGAAAGAGGGGGTTTTATGTGTGGTATAGCACTATTTTCATCTAAAGCTCTCGGTGGCCTTGATCCGCCTGCATGGA CCAATGCTTACCATAAACCATCACTGACCAACATTTACAACGCGGTGGTTCCAGATCCCTCATGGGAGTGGATTTGGTCAGAGTGGCGAATAAACTATGAAGAAGGCGTGGACGAGGGCGGCTGGGAATACTCCTTTGCGTTTTCAAAAATGTTCTCCTGGCACGAACCAAGTTGGTGGAACTCGTTCGTTAGAAGGAGAGTTTGGATCCGGAAaagggcaaggagaagaTCTGCAGATTTGAATTCCTCCGGCAACCTGCTCAACTCCGACTACTTCACCATTCGACCCGCGTCTTCTCGCAGCACTAATCAGCGATCTGTGGCGAGCGTGGCCAGCAGCCGTGTTCCCAGCAAGTCCAGCCTAACACGCACATCTATCAAGGAGGTAGAAGAGGCCCAGGAGATTGAGAATATAGAAACGTTACTATCGGTTCTGCGGTCATCGAGAATTGATCGTGAGAAGAGAGAGGCCGTCGAAAATTACCTTGATCATGCAATGGACCTCAGCCAACTTCAAGACGAGATGCACGAAATCATGTCGATTTTCGTTTTTCAAGCATCACGGCGACAGCTTCTGACCCATTTGATGCGTAAATACGATGACACGACACGCAAGCTGGAAGAAAACgacaacaaggacaacaaAAATCTCCAGGAGCGGAAGAAAGcgctcgaggccgccgtcaaACATGCAGACGAGGAGGTTAGCAAACTGGCCTACTGGAGCGACGTCAAAAAGATGGCCGAGAGAGGGGAGCTGAGGTTGTCGCTCGATGAAGATCAGGGTTGGCATGAGGCACGTCCTGGTTTGGATCGAAGCGGGCCAAATGCACCGAATATGGGCGAGTTGCCAGGATCTGGAAGATCCCATTGA